Proteins encoded by one window of Chondromyces crocatus:
- a CDS encoding cyclic peptide export ABC transporter, whose amino-acid sequence MTLIELVTQEAAPERRKILVAAGVSGVANTIVMGLVNQITQTDAAETSARTFVMFGLAVAIYVVGARNIYHRMTTVLESALHRVKTRIVAKVEQADMEKLERIGTAEIYDRITDNVAVVSESAGRLAFFLQSVCIIVASTLYLASLSLPAFCAISLLIVGGFMLYAGKNREIGEYFHRAALTRITFFNQLTDLLQGSKEVKFNRRRGRELREDLVQTSAILRDDTKRANALLDDNFIFAACILFAALGTIVFLMPLQIEIAAKTQQMLIAGVLFAWGPLSGCMGGIPAYIRSNVALSAIDDLERRLDGALEAGRGAEAHDPWGGRLTKAIEVDQLEYTYASDDGREAFRIGPISLTLQAGETIFIVGGNGSGKSTFLKNLTGLYRPELGALIVDGTPVTEVNVAAYRELFSAIYSDFHLFSKLYGVPAVDGEKVRALLEQMHLQKKTAFEKDRFTRRDLSTGQRKRLAMIVTLLEDRPICVFDEWAADQDPEFRRHFYEELLPALKRRGKTVLAVSHDDRYFHCADRVVTLEYGKVRSVEPGSACGVPPAPGNDLRRSDG is encoded by the coding sequence ATGACCCTCATCGAGCTCGTCACCCAGGAAGCCGCGCCGGAGCGCCGCAAGATCCTCGTCGCGGCCGGCGTCAGCGGCGTCGCCAACACGATCGTCATGGGCCTGGTCAACCAGATCACCCAGACGGACGCGGCCGAGACGAGCGCCCGGACCTTCGTCATGTTCGGCCTCGCCGTCGCCATCTACGTGGTCGGCGCCAGGAACATCTACCACCGCATGACCACGGTCCTCGAGAGCGCTCTGCACCGGGTCAAGACGAGGATCGTCGCCAAGGTCGAGCAGGCGGACATGGAGAAACTCGAGCGGATCGGGACGGCCGAGATCTACGATCGCATCACCGACAACGTGGCGGTGGTCTCGGAGTCGGCGGGACGGCTGGCGTTCTTCCTGCAGTCGGTGTGCATCATCGTCGCGAGCACGCTGTACCTCGCCTCCCTGTCGCTGCCGGCGTTCTGCGCCATCTCGCTCCTGATCGTGGGCGGGTTCATGCTCTATGCCGGCAAGAACCGCGAGATCGGGGAGTATTTTCACCGCGCGGCGCTGACGCGCATCACGTTCTTCAATCAGCTCACCGACCTCCTCCAGGGCTCCAAGGAGGTGAAGTTCAACCGGCGTCGCGGACGTGAGCTCCGGGAAGACCTCGTGCAGACGTCGGCGATCTTGCGCGACGACACGAAGCGCGCCAACGCGCTGCTCGACGACAACTTCATCTTCGCCGCCTGCATTCTCTTCGCCGCACTGGGCACCATCGTCTTCCTCATGCCCTTGCAGATCGAGATCGCGGCGAAGACGCAGCAGATGCTCATCGCTGGTGTCCTGTTCGCCTGGGGACCGCTCAGCGGCTGCATGGGCGGCATCCCGGCATACATCCGCTCGAACGTCGCGCTCTCCGCCATCGACGATCTGGAGCGGAGGCTCGACGGCGCGCTCGAGGCGGGGCGAGGGGCCGAGGCGCACGATCCATGGGGCGGGCGCCTCACGAAGGCCATCGAGGTCGACCAGCTCGAGTACACGTACGCTTCGGACGACGGGAGGGAGGCCTTCCGCATCGGCCCGATCAGCCTGACCCTCCAGGCGGGCGAGACGATCTTCATCGTCGGTGGCAACGGGAGCGGGAAGTCGACCTTCCTGAAGAACCTCACCGGGCTCTACCGACCGGAGCTGGGCGCTCTGATCGTGGATGGCACGCCGGTGACCGAGGTGAACGTCGCCGCGTACCGAGAGCTGTTCTCGGCGATCTATTCCGACTTCCACCTCTTCTCGAAGCTCTACGGTGTGCCGGCGGTGGACGGCGAGAAAGTGCGCGCCCTGCTCGAGCAGATGCACCTCCAGAAGAAGACCGCCTTCGAGAAGGATCGCTTCACCCGGCGTGACCTGTCCACGGGTCAGCGGAAGCGCCTGGCCATGATCGTGACCTTGCTCGAAGACCGGCCCATCTGCGTCTTCGACGAGTGGGCGGCGGATCAGGATCCGGAGTTCCGGCGCCATTTCTACGAGGAGCTGCTGCCTGCCCTCAAGCGGCGAGGGAAGACCGTGCTCGCGGTGAGCCACGATGATCGCTACTTCCACTGCGCGGACCGGGTCGTCACGCTGGAGTACGGCAAGGTTCGCTCGGTGGAGCCGGGCTCGGCGTGTGGTGTTCCTCCCGCGCCAGGGAACGATCTCCGGAGGTCCGATGGGTGA